GGCCAGGACCAGGTCGGGGTTGTGGACCTCGACACCGGCCGGGGGCGCGATGTCGGCGGCGGTGACCAGACCCGGGCCCTGCTTGCGCAGGTACATCACGACCGGCTCGTCGTGCTCCGAGGAGACGACCAGCTGCTTGATGTTCAGGATGAGGTCGGTGACGTCCTCCTTGACGCCGGGCACGGTGGTGAACTCGTGCAGGACGCCGTCGATCCGGATGGACGTGACGGCCGCGCCCGGGATCGAGGAGAGGAGCGTACGGCGGAGGGAGTTGCCGAGGGTGTAGCCGAAGCCCGGCTCCAGCGGCTCGATCACGAACCGGGAGCGGTACTCGTCGACGACCTCTTCGGTCAGCGAGGGACGCTGAGCGATCAGCATGTCTGTGATCCTTCAGTCATGGGCGCCCGCTATTTGACGCCCGACTCGACCGGGCCGAGACCCGGCTGTCGAAAATACTGCGTACTGCAAGGGTACGGGCGGCACGTCCCACGAGGGGCCGTACCGCCCGAAGCCTCGGACCGGGTGTGACGTGTCGGACACGCCGGCACCCGGAGTCAGCCGTGCAGCGGCGACGCGTCAGACGCGGCGGCGCTTGGGGGGACGGCAGCCGTTGTGCGGCGTCGGGGTGACGTCCTGGATGGAGCCGACCTCGAGACCGGTGGCCTGGAGGGAACGGATCGCGGTCTCACGGCCGGAGCCCGGACCCTTGACGAAGACGTCGACCTTGCGCATGCCGTGCTCCTGCGCGCGGCGGGCGGCCGACTCGGCGGCCATCTGCGCGGCGAAGGGGGTGGACTTGCGCGAGCCCTTGAAGCC
The genomic region above belongs to Streptomyces marianii and contains:
- the rpsK gene encoding 30S ribosomal protein S11, translating into MPPKGRQGAVKKVRRKEKKNVAHGHAHIKSTFNNTIVSITDPSGNVISWASAGHVGFKGSRKSTPFAAQMAAESAARRAQEHGMRKVDVFVKGPGSGRETAIRSLQATGLEVGSIQDVTPTPHNGCRPPKRRRV